A region from the Lysobacter antibioticus genome encodes:
- the asnB gene encoding asparagine synthase (glutamine-hydrolyzing) → MCGLAGLLCPRTDIGHEHLLELAGAMGDALRHRGPDDDGVWADAQHGIALAHRRLSILDLSPLGHQPMASADGRYVIAYNGEVYNFAALREELLELGHAFRGHSDTEVLLAAVVEWGVENAVARCNGMFAIALWDRHEQTLWLARDRVGKKPLYYGWAGDTLVFGSELKALWRHPQFDNGVDRNALALLLRYDYVPSPYAIHTDTFKLMPGALLRFDAATVTRGAAAHDPKRDQHSYWQARDRMAAAIRHPFDGDIDAAEDRLDDLLRDAVGLRMVADVPVGVFLSGGTDSSVVTSLMQALSAKPVQSFTIGFEGSHHDEAPLAREVARHLGTAHTELYVSGADALAVVPRLSAMFDEPFADASQVPTALVCALARSQVTVALSGDGGDELFFGYTRYERALRNLRLQRRVPAPLRRWLAKSASGHGEASRAGGFAAFAAEMGAQGIGDVYRNRIVRWRFPQAAVPGSKLPATMYDLAEPLGGVGTPADAMMLADYSVYLPDDLLCKVDRASMAVGLEARAPLLDTHVAEFAWSLPLQFKRGDSGSKYLLKRVLKRYLPDAMVDRGKRGFGAPVTQWLRGDLREWAAGLLDPSRLAQEGYFDAELVGGLWRQFLAGERRWHTHLWNVLMFQAWQEHWKTERNEVGRSVWMSTTGEGGL, encoded by the coding sequence ATGTGCGGACTGGCCGGCCTGCTGTGTCCGCGCACCGATATCGGCCACGAGCATCTGCTCGAACTGGCCGGCGCGATGGGCGACGCCCTGCGTCACCGCGGCCCCGACGACGATGGCGTCTGGGCCGATGCGCAACACGGCATCGCCCTGGCGCATCGGCGCCTGAGCATTCTCGACCTGTCGCCGTTGGGCCATCAGCCGATGGCCTCCGCCGACGGCCGTTACGTGATCGCCTACAACGGCGAGGTCTACAACTTCGCCGCCTTGCGCGAAGAACTGCTCGAACTGGGCCACGCCTTCCGTGGTCATTCCGACACCGAGGTGCTGTTGGCGGCGGTGGTGGAGTGGGGCGTCGAGAACGCGGTGGCGCGCTGCAACGGCATGTTCGCCATCGCCCTGTGGGACCGCCACGAGCAGACCCTGTGGCTGGCCCGCGACCGGGTCGGCAAGAAGCCGCTGTACTACGGCTGGGCCGGCGACACCTTGGTGTTCGGCTCCGAACTCAAGGCATTGTGGCGGCACCCGCAATTCGACAACGGCGTCGACCGCAATGCATTGGCCCTGTTGCTGCGTTACGACTACGTGCCGTCGCCGTACGCGATTCATACCGACACCTTCAAGTTGATGCCGGGCGCCTTGCTGCGTTTCGACGCGGCCACGGTTACGCGCGGTGCGGCGGCCCACGATCCCAAACGCGACCAGCACAGCTATTGGCAGGCGCGCGATCGCATGGCCGCGGCGATCCGCCATCCCTTCGACGGCGACATCGACGCCGCCGAGGACCGGCTCGACGACTTGTTGCGCGATGCGGTGGGCCTGCGCATGGTCGCCGACGTGCCGGTCGGCGTGTTTCTCTCCGGCGGCACCGATTCGTCGGTGGTGACTTCGTTGATGCAGGCGCTGAGCGCGAAGCCGGTGCAGAGCTTCACCATCGGCTTCGAGGGTTCGCACCACGACGAGGCGCCGCTCGCGCGGGAAGTTGCGCGCCATCTCGGCACCGCGCACACCGAACTTTATGTCAGCGGCGCCGATGCCTTGGCGGTGGTGCCGCGGCTGTCGGCGATGTTCGACGAGCCCTTCGCCGACGCCTCGCAGGTGCCGACCGCGCTGGTTTGCGCCTTGGCGCGCAGCCAGGTCACGGTGGCGCTGTCGGGCGACGGCGGCGATGAGTTGTTCTTCGGCTATACCCGCTACGAGCGCGCCTTGCGCAACCTGCGTCTGCAGCGGCGCGTGCCGGCACCGCTGCGGCGCTGGCTGGCCAAATCCGCGAGCGGTCACGGCGAAGCTTCGCGCGCCGGCGGTTTCGCCGCGTTCGCCGCCGAGATGGGCGCGCAGGGCATCGGCGACGTTTACCGCAACCGCATCGTGCGCTGGCGTTTCCCTCAGGCCGCCGTGCCCGGGTCGAAACTGCCGGCGACGATGTACGACCTCGCCGAACCGCTGGGCGGCGTGGGCACGCCCGCCGACGCGATGATGCTGGCCGACTACAGTGTGTATCTGCCCGACGACCTGCTGTGCAAGGTCGACCGCGCCAGCATGGCGGTAGGCCTGGAGGCGCGTGCGCCGTTGCTCGACACTCACGTCGCCGAGTTCGCCTGGTCCTTGCCGTTGCAGTTCAAGCGCGGCGACAGCGGCAGCAAGTACTTGCTCAAGCGCGTGCTCAAGCGCTACCTGCCGGACGCCATGGTCGACCGCGGCAAGCGCGGTTTCGGCGCACCGGTGACGCAATGGCTGCGCGGCGACCTGCGCGAGTGGGCGGCGGGGTTGCTCGACCCTTCGCGCCTGGCGCAGGAAGGTTATTTCGACGCCGAGTTGGTCGGCGGCCTGTGGCGGCAGTTCCTGGCCGGCGAGCGCCGCTGGCACACCCATCTGTGGAACGTGTTGATGTTCCAGGCCTGGCAGGAGCATTGGAAAACCGAGCGCAACGAAGTCGGGCGTTCGGTCTGGATGTCGACGACCGGCGAGGGCGGCTTGTAG